In Spirosoma pollinicola, the genomic window AAAAATTGGATCAGAACGGTATCGCCAATCACAATTTTATAAGGATCATAGGCCCAATAGATCAACAGGCCACTCCAGATCATTATGGTTAGAATGGGAAAGTTGATCCAGTGAAACCACCGGATCGCTAGGGGGTGTTTGTGAACAATTCGTGTCATAAATTACGGGTGATGTAACTTAAAAAGGCTCCCTTCTTTCCGAAAGTTATCACGGAAGTATACCATTTTCAGTGGATTAGACTATTGCTGTTCATCCAGACGAATCGTACGTGTAGGCAACCAGCGACCTTAGCCTGGTTTATGAAACAGGCGCTGCATAAGCCGGTAGCACAAACGCAAAACAGATTTTCTTTTCTGGTTCATGAGTAACCTGTAGTCGGGCATTATGCAGGTTAAGAATCTTTAGTACAATGGCCAATCCCAGACCAGAATTAGGCGGGCGAATGCTGGCTTCTATACAATCTATCTGATTGATCTGCGATAAATAAGCCAGGATCGCTTTAGGTAAGGCCGATACAGAGTTGATTACGGATACGGTTACGTATTGATCGGTAGAGGCTAATTGGAGGCTTACCTGGCCACCTTCCGGGGAATAGTGAATGGCATTTTCCACTAAATTCTGGAGTACATGCTCAACCAGGTTAATGTCAGCAAAGCAGACCGACGGTACTTCACAATTGATGCAGGTAAACGTGATGGCTTTCTGGTGGGCGATCAGTTGAAAATTCGTGTACGTTTCGGTGAGTAAGTCAGCCAGCAGGAAGGGTTCCTTTTCGGGCTTGCGTTCTTTGGCCTCCAGTTTCGAGAGTTCAAATAACTCATTGATGCGTTTGGTGAGTCGCTGGGTACTTTGTAGGATAGCGCCAACATAGTGCTTCTGGGTTGCATTCAGGGAAGCGTCCATATCCAGTGTTTCGGCAAAACCCCTAATAGAGGTTATGGGTGAGCGTAAGTCGTGCGAAACGTTGGCGACCAGATCGCGCCGGAGTTGCTCGGAGGTCTGCAATTGGGCCAGACTGTTGGTTAGCTGGTCAGCCATGGTATCGAAGGCATTGGCCAGGGGAACCAAATCGCTGGGTGGCTTCAACTGGGTGCGGGCCTTTAGGTCGCCATCCCGAAAGCGCAAAACGGTCCGAATGATGCGGGTCAGATCGCGGGTGAGCAGGTAGAATACGGCAAAACCAACCGCTAAAGCAGCCAGCAGCATAAACAGGGTTGTTTTAAGCCCCCATTCGACGGAGTAATCCTGGAATAACTGAACCAGCGTTGTGCCATAACTTTCCCCCAGTAGCACAACATACACATAGCCTTGTAACCGGCCTTGATCGCGAACTTCAGCGGCCGAGAATATCTGACGGCCAACCGCTTGTCTTGGATCATCGCCCTGAATGAAGACCACGCCCTGAGTCTGAATAAACTGACGAACAGGTGCCAGGTTGACCTGATGCCGTTTAATTTTTTCAACCGGTGCCTGATAGACCATAATCCGTCCGGTTGTATCCAGCAGATAGACTTCGACACTGGGATTGGTTACCATCGCATTGAAAAAAATGCGCTCGGTAGCCGGGTGATTTACCTTGTTCATGCCCACAAAGGGCTCAGAAAATTTGGCAATATGGGTCGCTACTTCCCGGTTGAGCCGTTGATGGGAGGCTTTAAAATAACGTATCGCGATAAAACCGGTCAGTAGACTGTAGCTAGCTACCAGCAGAATGACCAGCAACGATAATAGACCCGCTAACCGACCATAGATTGCCGGAAACGGTTTGATTTGTTTGGCGGTGTTACCAACGACGTTCATGAATTGCTGGACTTTACAGGTTCGGCAAACCGATAGCCAACGCCCCAGCTTGTCAGAATGTAAGTGGGTTGGGCAAAGTTCGATTCAATTTTATTGCGCAACCGGTTGATGTGGGCCGTTACGGTATGTTCATAGCCTACGATGTGGTAATCCCAGACCAGATGGAGCAATTCTTTACGACTATAACTCTTCCCCGGATTTTCGGCCAACAAAACCAATAGATCGAACTCTTTTGGCGTAAGCTCTACCCG contains:
- a CDS encoding sensor histidine kinase, encoding MNVVGNTAKQIKPFPAIYGRLAGLLSLLVILLVASYSLLTGFIAIRYFKASHQRLNREVATHIAKFSEPFVGMNKVNHPATERIFFNAMVTNPSVEVYLLDTTGRIMVYQAPVEKIKRHQVNLAPVRQFIQTQGVVFIQGDDPRQAVGRQIFSAAEVRDQGRLQGYVYVVLLGESYGTTLVQLFQDYSVEWGLKTTLFMLLAALAVGFAVFYLLTRDLTRIIRTVLRFRDGDLKARTQLKPPSDLVPLANAFDTMADQLTNSLAQLQTSEQLRRDLVANVSHDLRSPITSIRGFAETLDMDASLNATQKHYVGAILQSTQRLTKRINELFELSKLEAKERKPEKEPFLLADLLTETYTNFQLIAHQKAITFTCINCEVPSVCFADINLVEHVLQNLVENAIHYSPEGGQVSLQLASTDQYVTVSVINSVSALPKAILAYLSQINQIDCIEASIRPPNSGLGLAIVLKILNLHNARLQVTHEPEKKICFAFVLPAYAAPVS